The DNA window aagaaaacttaattgttttcacttttatttaggtaaaacCAACCGAGGACTATCTGAGGGCCAGGATTGATGCTAAAGGCTGGAAGGCATGAGACAGCAGtataagtgtttttttttagagcaaCATACTTGCTCTCaatgataaatctgtaaagaaaacatttattatatcaacctaaagataatgaggaaaagggaaatgttaggagagtgCTCAATCAAGTTATTGCATTACTGTCGAATTCATCAAAGATATAGTCCCACAATTTGCTTCCCAAGTCAATTTGTTCTCCTCCATATTGCAATTTTGGAGTAGCATTACCATGTGTGGATCCAAAAAACAGCAGGCTACCatgctaaagggtgggtgcaccaatctgtaatgcatgactggaggtatatttgtggataaatatgtaaagaaaacagttttatatcaaacctAAAGGAAATAGGGGAAAATGTTAGGAAAGTCCTCAGTCAAGCTATTGTTGcattatgtattttttaaagtagggtgggtgcaccaatatgtaatgcaccACAGGAGGTATATTCTTTTGAATAATCAGTTCCGGTACATGAAAACTACTGTATGGCTACAATGTAATGCTGTAATGCTGTAATGCTACAAGAAACAACTCCGCCGTGTATCCTGCCAAATCCGAGGGCAACCCAAAGAAATCCTTACCAATATAGGCAGATCCAGTCTAGTATTCTCACTCATAGTTACTATTTTTTCCCTAGATCAGTTAGGATATGGAACCTGCTACCTTCTGAGGTAGTGGGTGCCCAATCTCTAGATTCTTTCAAATCTAGCGCCTTGCCAGCAATTCGATCCTTGCGGGTCCCTGGCCATCTGCGACGTTTCTAGACCTGGTCGCCACCACCTAGACATTAGCACAAGCTAGAATAGGttaatttatttaaataagTTTTAGTATTTAAGctgttacatccttgatatattcttcacaaaatcaaagcttgttagaatgctgttttgataaaaaatatttttatagtggAACTACTATGaagggaaataagaattgaccattagactaTCTTGAAAAACATTCACGACAACTAAGACACCTTGAACTTTGATAGGCTTTTTCACACCAAAGTTTAGTATTTGTTAGCTTTCATATTggttatttaatattattgaataagtgcttgcttgatccattttGAGAggccaatacaattcataCTTAATGACAGTAAAAAATTGGCATATTTTtaatcttattaaaaaaacacctAGATCCCCCTAAAACTACCtctatcagtcaacacaaaaaagtgttaaatgctggctccgcttttaggcagtgcctaaatctacaTATTTATTCTTCAATTATGGATCAAAagaataacaaaggtgtggatGGCAAGGCCTCTTTCcaggagtaagtacgcagctgcctTGTCTCCTATCAtttttgttctacaaaggagttcttttgtctttattcttctcgttctttgtgtagaggtgcggatattgttcatttgcccaatcaaattgcagcttgtaagagctgcgcaCTGACCCCTTTCCAGGGCCCAAGACTTCTAGAAAGTGGgggtcaggggggggggggggggagcaagggtttcaaggaAGGGGACCAGATTTATTGTTCTTCACTGGATTTtcataaatgttttttaaccaaatatctgaaaatagggggtggGTAGGGCCCGCTcagcccacccctagatccgtcCCTGCTTTTACAGATTTATGGGCCAAACTAATCATGAACGTCATGGAACTTTCTTAGCTTGGACATCATTCTTGACAAGTTCCTTGTCCTGTTCCATTCCAAATTTTCCAACATCAGCAATTCGCAGTGAGAGCAAAAACTCACATAAGACTTCATTATACAAAGACGCGAAATACCATACTGGAAAATACTGTAGAGTTATAAGACCATAAACATTCCAGCGCATCTCTGAATAGTCCCACGGACAAGCATCGAAAATGCGCAGAACATACCCCGAGCTAAACTCTCACATGTAAACCATTTTCACATACAGCAAGGCTCGCGTGAACCTTGATAAGGCTGTGTTTTGTTTGAGAAAGAGAAAAGATCGTTCGATGAGGTAGCTACCGAAGGCGTATTGGAATAGGGACCACATAGACGAATGACCTCGAAGCCGCCAGTCGGAGCAGCCAGATGCTATGAAGTCTACAGTCGCTGTAAACATGATTTCGTCGAAGAAACCGTGGATGCCATAGAGAAAGAGACGGTGCCACAATCTCAGAGGTTTAGTCATCGTTGTTATTTCACGCTGGTGATTCTCGTTTCTAACAGAATAGTCTGAATATTTTCCTAGACTTGGTCTGGGTTTAGTTATCAGttcaaaaaaaatcaagaagtAAAGAGCGCTGGAACAACCTGGAGAGTTTGAAGAGAATCTAGAGTTTGTACTGTGGTGTGCAGTTGATTTCGTTCTTGTTACGTGTTGTGTTCAATAGTTTATTCACAAAGAGAGAGATCAGATCTACATGGGAGTAGGTAATATGATACCGTATCATTGAGTTGTCAATCATCTAAATATAGCGCTAAGAACAATCAGTAAAGTAATCACGTAACAGTTCTTATCTGGAAAAGCGAAATAACAACTTATGCCGCCATCTTAAACGCGCAAACAGACGGAGACTTGGGCGAGTCACATATAAATGCGGGCACAGGTACCCCAATCTACTTTTtcgcttttcttttttttttcaattcagtaaaaaaagtaaaatagttagaagaagaaaatgaaaatattccGTTTTCTTCAGTTTCTGCCTTTGCTTATGTTGAAATCTTTCGTGTGTGAACCGACTAAACACACAAGAATCTACACAAGGCGCTTTGGCTTATGTGTATTTGTTTCAATTTCTGTTATTGTATAGACTATGCCATAGTTTAATTCTGGAGTATATTCAACTCCATCAGGCTTTGGTCGGCTTCTTGGGCACTAGCCCTCCTCTCTGTAGCGCGCCGGGTGACCCCGGGTCCAAATTAGATCCCCTTTTTTTCAATACACTCGATTTTTAAGACTTAGAAGATGATTAGATTGCCACCAAATGAGAAAAGAATTTTGAATTCTAGGCAGGTACGCAATAACGATTTCGAGAATGTGTTCAATGAATGCCATTCTTTTGTTGGCTATTAGTGTTATCGATGCTATTTCTGTCCAAGGCTGTGTGCTTTCTACGTCTTTCCTTTGATGCTTACTATTGCTTACTGCCCTGACCTATTTATGCTTAACACTACACGGGACTGTTACTTTGCTGTACGATTCATCATAAATGACACCCTAGCTAGCTAGTAAGTGCCCTAACCCCATCCACACCCTAGCTAGCTAGTAAGTGGCCTAACCCCATCCACACCCTAGCTAGCTAGTAAGTGGCCTAACCCCATCCACACCCTAGCTAGCTAGTAAGTGGCCTAACCCCTTCCACGCCCTAGCTAGCTAGTAAGTGGCCTAACCCCATCCACACCCTAGCTAGCTAGTAAGTGGCCTAACCCCTTCCACGCCCTAGCTAGCTAGTAAGTGGCCTAACCCCATCCACACCCTAGCTAGCTAGTAAGTGGCCTAACCCCTTCCACGCCCTAGCTAGCTAGTAAGTGGCCTAACCCATCCACACCCTAGCTAGCTTAAGTGGCCTAAACCCATCCACACCCTAGCTAGCTAGTGAGTGGCCTAACCCCATCCACACCCTAGCTAGCTAGTAAGTGGCCTAACCCATCCACACCCTAGCTAGCTAGTAAGTGGTCTAACCCATCCACACCCTAGCTAGCTAGTAAGTGGCCTAACCCCATCCACGCCCTAGCTAGCTAGTAAGTGGCCTAACCCCATCCACGCCCTAGCTAGCTAGTAAGTGCCCTAACCCCATCCACACCCTAGCTAGCTAGTAAGTGGCCTAACCCCATCCACACCCTAGCTAGCTAGTAAGTGGCCTAACCCCATCCACGCCCTAGCTAGCTAGTAAGTGCCCTAACCCCATCCACACCCTAGCTAGCTAGTAAGTGGCCTAACCCCATCCACACCCTAGCTAGCTAGTAAGTGGCCTAACCCCATCCACACCCTAGCTAGCTAGTAAGTGGCCTAACCCCATCCACACCCTAGCTAGCTAGTAAGTGGTCTTACCCCATCCACACCCTAGCTAGCTAGTAAGTGGCCTTACCCCATCCACACCCTAGCTAGCTAGTAAGTGGTCTTACCCCATCCACACCCTAGCTAGCTAGTAAGTGGTCTTACCCCATCCACACCCTAGCTAGCTAGTAAGTGGTCTTACCCCATCCACACCCTAGCTAGCTAGTAAGTGGCCTAACCCCATCTACACCCTAGCTAGCTAGTAAGTGGTCTTACCCCATCCACACCCTAGCTAGCTAGTAAGTGCCCTAACCCCATCCACGCCCTAGCTAGCTAGTAAGTGCCCTAACCCATCCACACCCTAGCTAGCTAGTAAGTGGCCTAACCCCATCCACACCCTAGCTAGCTAGTAAGTGGCCTAACCCCATCCACACCCTAGCTAGCTAGTAAGTGGCCTAACCCCATCCACGCCCTAGCTAGCTAGTAAGTGGTCTTACCCCATCCACACCCTAGCTAGCTAGTAAGTGCCCTAACCCCATCCACACCCTAGCTAGCTAGTAAGTGGCCTAACCCCATCCACACCCTAGCTAGCTAGTAAGTGGCCTAACCCCATCCACACCCTAGCTAGCTAGTAAGTGGTCTTACCCCATCCACACCCTAGCTAGCTAGTAAGTGGTCTTACCCCATCCACACCCTAGCTAGCTAGTAAGTGGCCTAACCCCATCCACACCCTAGCTAGCTAGTAAGTGGTCTTACCCCATCCACACCCTAGCTAGCTAGTAAGTGCCCTAACCCCATCCACGCCCTAGCTAGCTAGTAAGTGGTCTTACCCCATCCACACCCTAGCTAGCTAGTAAGTGCCCTAACCCCATCCACGCCCTAGCTAGCTAGTAAGTGCCCTAACCCATCCACACCCTAGCTAGCTAGTAAGTGGCCTAACCCCATCCACACCCTAGCTAGCTAGTAAGTGGCCTAACCCATCCACACCCTAGCTAGCTAGTAAGTGGCCTAACCCCATCCACGCCCTAGCTAGCTAGTAAGTGGCCTAACCCCATCCACGCCCTAGCTAGCTAGTAAGTGGCCTAACCCCATCCACGCCCTAGCTAGCTAGTAAGTGCCCTAACCCCATCCACACCCTAGCTAGCTAGTAAGTGCCCTAACCCCATCCACGCCCTAGCTAGCTAGTAAGTGCCCTAGCCCCATCCACGCCCTAGCTAGCTAGTAAGTGCCCTAACCCCATCCACACCCTAGCTAGCTAGTAAGTGCCCTAACCCCATCCACGCCCTAGCTAGCTAGTAAGTGGCCTAACCCATCCACACCCTAGCTAGCTAGTAAGTGGCCTAACCCCATCCACGCCCTAGCTAGCTAGTAAGTGGCCTAACCCATCCACACCCTAGCTAGCTAGTAAGTGGCCTAACCCCATCCACGCCCTAGCTAGCTAGTAAGTGGCCTAACCCATCCACACCCTAGCTAGCTAGTAAGTGCCCTAACCCATCCACACCCTAGCTAGCTAGTAGGTGGCCTAACCCCATCCACACCCTAGCTAGCTAGTAAGTGGCCTAACCCATCCACACCCTAGCTAGCTAGTAGGTGGCCTAACCCCATCCACGCCCTAGCTAGCTAGTAAGTGGCCTAACCCCATCCACACCCTAGCTAGCTAGTAAGTGGCCTAACCCCATCCACGCCCTAGCTAGCTAGTAAGTGGTCTAACCCCATCCACACCCTAGCTAGCTAGTAAGTGGCCTAACCCCATCCACGCCCTAGCTAGCTAGTAAGTGCCCTAACCCCATCCACACCCTAGCTAGCTAGTAAGTGCCCTAACCCCATCCACACCCTAGCTAGCTAGTAAGTGCCCTAACCCCATCCACGCCCTAGCTAGCTAGTAAGTGCCCTAACCCATCCACACCCTAGCTAGCTAGTAAGTGGCCTAACCCCATCCACGCCCTAGCTAGCTAGTATGTGGCCTAACCCATCCACACCCTAGCTAGCTAGTGAGTGGCCTAAACCCATCCACACCCTAGCTAACTAGTAAGCAGCCTTACCTTATCCAGACCCTAGCTAAGTAGTAAGTGACCTTAACCTCATTAACACCAAAGTTATCTAGGAAGTGACCTTAACCCATTCCAGACGTTAGCAAAGGAGTGACCTGTCCACTGACTACCAGTTTTAGTGGACTATATTGATTTATCTGGCTAGAGAGCACGACATTGCATAAACATTGCATAAAAGTTGATTGCAGTGACTGTCCTAATAAAGATTAGATTCAGCCTAGTTACATGCGTTATAATCAGTCTTTCTGATCGGCTGGTAAGAGTTATCGTCACAGAAAACCAAACTTGTCCCAAACCCCAAGCTTTCATGGTTCGTCTCTAAGGACAAGAAACCCGTTAAGAACGACTAGGACTAGAGTGGATGCGATCCCTCTCCTTTTTTCTAGGATCCTGTCTTCTTTCATTTACATAAATATAAGCTGAGGTTTATATTCCTAATTGGTTATTTAGAGTGGCTAACTTAATCCCATTTAGAAATGTCATATAAAGTGTAATGTTATCAGCAATGCCTCAAGTCAAATGAAAATCGCTCGTCCGTTATACTGACGTCCCTCGTCCCTCAAGGCATAAAACTCATTAACAAGTGCCTCTGTGTACCCTTCCAAATCAGCCCCTGCTCTTATAAGGCAATCAGCGCAGTCCACTTGACCGCTGACCACAGCGACGTGAAGAGGTGGGTAACCATGCTCATCAGGGGCGTTCACATCCGCCCCACTGTCAATCAAAGCGATCAAACGTTCCACGCTCCCGTTGGCGATTTCACGGTGAATGGAAGACAAGGACTGTGTGAAATCTGGTTCTGTGTAATAGCTCACGGCACGAGAAAACTTCTCCTCGAAATCATCCAAAAGCTCATCGTAGCTGAGGGATTTGTTTGCATTAAATGCATCGCTCTCTTTCCGATCTTCTTCCTCGTTTTCCTCTTCAAGTTTTTCCATGTGGTGCGTCTCCGCAAACTCATGGCCAGGTTTTCTCATCAAATTCAGATCAAGGGTATCTGGGTACGAGCTGGCATGCGATTTCCACAATGTCAGCAGTGCATCATGGTCTTGTTCTGTACTGGGCATGCGCAAACCGTCAGTGTCGTCAAGCATTTCATGTTTTGACCCCTGATCCTTGGTAAGGTCTTCTTTGTGGCACTGTGTCTGTACAAAAATCAAATCCTCTTTTGATGCTGATTCAACAGGGTTTTGTTTTATGTCTCTCATATCCATAGGCCAAGATCTTCGTTTGTGATTGTCAAGCTCCTTTCCTTTAGGTGGTGTCAATGAAAACGCATGAATCATCCCCTTAGTTGTCGTCTCCCAGATTGGCGAATCTTTTTCCGGTAGTTCCGGGATCCGTTCCATATATTCCGTTAATGGTAAGGTATTAACACGTGGCCGTTGAATGAGCGGCAAGTCCCAATCCACTTGTGTCATCGCTTTTAGTCGTTCAGCAACATCTTCCCCGGCCTCTTTTTTATCAGACTCATCAAGTTTGGCTGACCTTCCATTTGTTACTATTGTATCAACGCTAGCGATGGCAGTAGACATTTTATCTTTGACCTCGTCCAAGTAAATACCTTGGTTTTCCATACAGCCTCCAGGGGTCTCACTATTTTCTCCACTTTCTGCCGCAAGAATACTATCTATAAGCTTGCTCTGATTATCCCCAACAGACGTGGCTAATATACGAGACGTgcaatcattattatcattgcgAACGTCAGGCTTATCCAAGTCTTTAGTGACAATTTCTTGAAACTCGACATTGCGTATATTTACACAAGGAGCTTTTTCTTCATCGTCTTCCTCTTCGTTTAGCACGGCTAATTTTTCCAGCTCTGAgtttaatttcattttttcaaaaGGTTGCTCTTTAACAATACTAAAAGGGATTTCTTCAAGTATTGTTGGCAGAGAGAGCGACCTGTGCAATTTCCGAGTCGGTTTCGTTAAAGGTTTGGTAATAGCAGAATTTTCGTTTTCATGGTCATTCGCTAGATCAAGTGTGTCATAACCGGGCAATGATTTCGACCTCCCGATCAGTTTGATTTTCTGAGTCTTGCTAGAATGATCTTGGTTTGTCATTTGTACATCTCCTTCTGCGGCGAATGATTCCCCCTCTTCGTCGTGTGTGCCCCCTGAATTGACTTTACTGCTCTCAGAGAGGGAAatgatttctttttctatgttAAAAACATCTGGAAGGGAACGGCATTTCTTTGGCGCATCTCTACCGTGATAATTTCCTAAGAGATCTTCGCTATCGAGGTTGAAAAGAACTGGTAAAGATTTTGATCTCAGCCGGGGTATACATTTCATTTCAGTTAACAAATCGCTCTCATTGAAAACAGACTCATCAGGGGGCAAATGTATTAATTCGGCTCTCGTGCATTCGTGATCTTTCGGTAATTCGGACGGATTATCCGCACTCTGTTCCGCCACATCTTCGGCTCTGTTTACATCGTCTGCCAAGTCATCCGACGTTGTCTTAGGCGCTGTAGTTGCATTCTCATTGCCCATTTCGCCGCTTTCTGAACAAGTTGCTGCCTTGTGTACACTGTGTAgttcatttgtttttataacgTCTTTCTCGTGAATAATATTGTACTGCTCGTTAACCCCTGAGTCGCATAATCTTCCCGGGCATGAATAACATCGCCGTCTCGTCACATATTCCCAATTCAACTCACGTCCCGTCAAAATGGAACAACTCTGTGCCTGTAACGACAGTTCTTCGATTTCGTGACCTTCCAAACTCGACTCAATCTGCTGATATTTCATTAGATTGACCGGAAGCGAATAAGCCCGTCGAATGGGGTGTTTATTTACACACCGAATAGGAAATGTAGTAGAAATTTGCTTTGGCCTAATTCCACTTGGAAAAGCTGACGTATTGTTTGAAGATTCATTGACGTTCTCACCACCAAGGCTTTTTTCTTCGTGGATTTCCACAGTCTCACAATTGTCCAGAGTAGCTTTTCGGCTTTCCGTATTTTCACCGTCTCCCCGATCGCTTGGTAAACCGAGATAACCGTCCGTTTTAGACGGGGCAATCTCCCGGGTATTTTCCATTGTTTTTCTCCTTGATTTGTCGATGTTTTCCGCTACCCTGTGCGTTAGAATCTCTTCTGAGCAACTTCGTGGTCGAGAATTCAAATTAGAATCCCTGCCATGACAAACGCCGACTTTTCTGCTTGACTTCGCACGAAGACTCAGGCTAGAATTTTCTGATTCGGATCTCGCATAGCTTTGAGTTTTACTGCGTTTTCTTCCCAGTAAACCTCCGCTTGATAGTTTAAATGAGCTAGTGCGTTGCTTAAACGCTGGCCCTTCTTGTGAACCAAGGGTCTTACTTCGGGGTCGCCTCACGAGGTTTTCATCACCTGTAACATGCTGGGCTCTCGCTGGTGATGAGTTGAACGAGCTTGCTCGTTTTCGATGCGAATCCGATACGCGATTTGTGTCTTCTGTTTCCATTGCCACAATGAATGAAAACAACGGTCTACGCAAAACCACTAACCAAAGCTCGCTTTTAAGCCAATCTTTTTATGACTGCGACGATTATCGATGCTAAGGGGCTAAGTGGCTTTTAGACTGGCATTATTCATTTCGTCTGGTTCTTGATGTTGGCccatttatttttcctttgtACCAGGCGTCATCTATAAACAGGAAGCAATTTATGAATTGTCGATGCAAATACATATTTCAGTATCTTTTTTACACATAAGCCAGACCATCCCTGTGGTGGAATTTCAAAGGATTGAAATTATATTGTAAAGTTTGCGTGATCGATGAGTAATTAAATCAGTATAAGTAGGAGTTTCTGGGCGGCACGACTCTTTGAGAGTATTTTTGCTTGACTGATTACAAATTCTAGAAACGAAAAAATATGCCAAAAGATGACTATTtcaagtaaaaaatatattaatttaTCTGTTATAAGCAATATAGCTCTTATTGTCGAGCAGGGATTGATGGAAGCGTTCAACAGGTGATTTTTTTCACATGTTGCAATATTCATGGCTCTGCCCTGCTATCACCATGGTCATCAAAGCTATTTATAGGGTAATACAACACTCGCCGATACTTTCTCTAAACACTCAAAGTGTTCTCGAATACATGTTTCTGACTTCATTACGATGAAGCAAATTAACGTACAAGAAACGCTGCAAGAAATTGCAAATACATTGTTGCAAGGTCCATGAAACCAAGCTCGAATACCCAGCGTACCTTGCGGTCAACTTTCAAAGGTCGCGCACCCGAAAAGTAAACTGGACTCGAGCTCCttagcctgcgtgcagccaATCGTGCAGCCGGAAAAAGTTCCATTATTATCCACTAATTTCGGCCATCGTGTCcatttgggtttcctgtggaacaaaccgtcgccatcttggaaacgaAATCTCACGTCCCCTCCCCTCATCGTCAATTAGTAGTCTATGCGTTGCCTTTCCAGCTTCGATTTGGACGGACTCTGTGGAAACCAAGATTTGGGCTACCTTTGGCAGTCCGCGATTCACCAGGATTTTTCGCACTTACCTTGTGTTTCCGATAATGTTGAAAGCTCCTTCTTCGATTTATACCGCGAATACGATGGCGATATCAAAGAATTATTAGGCTATTTTGATAACTAGATTAAAATCTTTAATTCGCCTTTTATGGCAGTGAAGCTGGTACCTGGTACTGTACTATTCACACTGTAATCAGATATTGTCTTTTATGTTCCAGCTAGTTCTAGCTAACGGACTTTGAGTTAACGCGTCTATATATTATAGTCTATTTTCATGGCTTTCGAAGTTTGTCATTTGATAATAAAAGAACTCGTCAAACTCGGATAATCAGACTAGCCACTCACCTAAgggaaaagcaaaaaatattcaaacagCCCAAATCCCATTGCCTGGCGTTTGTACTGGAAAGGCTTTGTTTATAAATGCAACTGAGCGAAATAACTTTATGAAGGGAAGACAAACCAACCAAATTCCTAAGATGACGGGTAAATAAAAAGCATTCAGTAGATCTCTGCGTTATTTGATGAGACTTTCGTATAGAGGGAAATGTAAAATCAATCCGAAAAATCTCATTTCTCTGCCCCGCTTCTCGGCCCTTCTAATATCAGACATTTTAATGTCTgataatttaatttaatttaaaaattgcTTTATTTTACTCGATACTGGGTttgcagtattttatattttgagtctattttccacagcaatgtccagtccagaactactatgattgcaaatcattgtccaagaaaaaaaaaatggattgcTTCATTATTTTAAACCAAGGCAAACACAGCCACGGAGAAGACACAGAGATTCTTTAGAAATCAGTGGGCTCCAGTGAATACATGCAGAAGTTATTGTTAGGGATAACCAGAAGATCATAAATTCTGTATAGTTCACTATATGTTAATACATGAGCAGTAATCTTTTCAGTAGCTATTATCATGGCCACCACTTAGACCCAAATAGCTTACTGCGTATGTACAGGCATGTGCCCCTCCCACTTAACCACCAAAAagcagtctttttttttttttaaatatacttACTTTCCataatatctatgactgcacatcccctccacagctaatcagattgtttatTAATGGTTATCAGACTTCACCTTTCCTTTTCTAGACATACAATGGcttcaattaaataatttcttttgtttaataaaataagactacaagcaatttgtttttgttctacttctcttataaaacaaacagagaaaCAATGAAAGGGTTAGTGATCAGTCAAGACAGTGGCTGCAAAGAAAATGGGGTCTTGCATAAACCTGACTTATGGAAAATGTGCGAACTGCCCCACacaaatttaaaagaatattgaTTTAACCCTTGCAATTGAATGACCAACCAATCTATGAGCTCGAGCACTTCACTTCTCCACGAGAACTTCTAGTTAATAGTTGAACTAAATCCGGCTGCACGAATGGTCTTTGGCGAGAGCTTGCGAGCACCTCGTTTTTCATACGAGGCCgagaatttttatttgttgtatAAATCGATACTGggagcacatcgaaatttcggggggCCATTCGGGGGCCCTCAGGCTAGAGCTCCTCGGTCATGCTTACTGtcggaggctctggtaccagACGAAAACCAGGGCAAAGACGAGATGTTTCTCTTACGTTTTATCGTTTGCAATGGCGGATCATTTTGAGAAAGCGTTGATTCTTCTTAGATTATAAAGGGTCCATCTCCCACCTTTCTTCCCACTCAAGGACCCCTTATGTGCATGGCTAGTGCTAACCCCTTTTTGACGCAGTactatccatgagccgtattcataGTAAAGGACACCAAATAAGCCACATTCAAGATAAAATAAGTGTCCTAAGAGGAACTCCCATCTTGTCCTCTTTGTTCTCTCTCTAAGTGTGAGAAATTTACCACGTAAATTGCATAGATTGAGTTTAGTAAACCCCTGATTTAAAGTTATGATTTTCTGTGACTAtgccttttttctatttctaggAGATAAAATCAATGATGGTGCAACTTAATGATTATAATCAATTGTTTTCCGAAACGATAAATCTGATATCACTAAAAAGCAATCAGTGAGTTGATTATAGAGTGAGAAATTGCAAAGCAATAAAAGCATATCTCGGgatattggggggaggggggggggctggggggGACGATACAGGGACAGAAAATACTGGGGGACACTGCCACGCCCCAAGCCCTCTACTGGTCATGTCCTTAGAATTATTGAAAAAACTACCAATTGGTCATATATCATCAATTGTTTATCAATAAGTTGCCAACTGTGACATCTGATAACTGCTTGGTAACCACCCACCTATACCACCTTATAATCATCGCAAAAAGGTTTGACTTGAATTGGCAACAATCGCCATTTATTTCTATCAATTATTTATACAAGGGCCTTTACTCAGGGCCGTGGCAT is part of the Nematostella vectensis chromosome 13, jaNemVect1.1, whole genome shotgun sequence genome and encodes:
- the LOC5510862 gene encoding uncharacterized protein LOC5510862, producing the protein METEDTNRVSDSHRKRASSFNSSPARAQHVTGDENLVRRPRSKTLGSQEGPAFKQRTSSFKLSSGGLLGRKRSKTQSYARSESENSSLSLRAKSSRKVGVCHGRDSNLNSRPRSCSEEILTHRVAENIDKSRRKTMENTREIAPSKTDGYLGLPSDRGDGENTESRKATLDNCETVEIHEEKSLGGENVNESSNNTSAFPSGIRPKQISTTFPIRCVNKHPIRRAYSLPVNLMKYQQIESSLEGHEIEELSLQAQSCSILTGRELNWEYVTRRRCYSCPGRLCDSGVNEQYNIIHEKDVIKTNELHSVHKAATCSESGEMGNENATTAPKTTSDDLADDVNRAEDVAEQSADNPSELPKDHECTRAELIHLPPDESVFNESDLLTEMKCIPRLRSKSLPVLFNLDSEDLLGNYHGRDAPKKCRSLPDVFNIEKEIISLSESSKVNSGGTHDEEGESFAAEGDVQMTNQDHSSKTQKIKLIGRSKSLPGYDTLDLANDHENENSAITKPLTKPTRKLHRSLSLPTILEEIPFSIVKEQPFEKMKLNSELEKLAVLNEEEDDEEKAPCVNIRNVEFQEIVTKDLDKPDVRNDNNDCTSRILATSVGDNQSKLIDSILAAESGENSETPGGCMENQGIYLDEVKDKMSTAIASVDTIVTNGRSAKLDESDKKEAGEDVAERLKAMTQVDWDLPLIQRPRVNTLPLTEYMERIPELPEKDSPIWETTTKGMIHAFSLTPPKGKELDNHKRRSWPMDMRDIKQNPVESASKEDLIFVQTQCHKEDLTKDQGSKHEMLDDTDGLRMPSTEQDHDALLTLWKSHASSYPDTLDLNLMRKPGHEFAETHHMEKLEEENEEEDRKESDAFNANKSLSYDELLDDFEEKFSRAVSYYTEPDFTQSLSSIHREIANGSVERLIALIDSGADVNAPDEHGYPPLHVAVVSGQVDCADCLIRAGADLEGYTEALVNEFYALRDEGRQYNGRAIFI